GTTCGAGGTGATGGATAAATACGGCATTGTCGGCGTAGAGATGGAAGCGGCAGGCATCTATGGTGTGTGTGCGGAATACGGCGCAAAAGCTCTAACGATTTGTACTGTGTCTGATCACATCAAAACCGGTGAGCAAACTACATCAGATGAGCGTCAAACAACCTTCAACGACATGATGGTTATCGCACTAGAGTCTGTACTTCTTGGTGACCAAGAGTAATCGTTCTTCGCTTTCGCTTGATAAAGCAATAGATAACTAAAAGCCCCGTTGCTGCCTGAGCGTCGGGGCTTTTTATTGGATTGCTATATTTATTCTGAGCCTAGTGTATTTATTCTGAGTCTAGTTTGTTCATGAGCTTACGTTTTTAAGCAGTAAGTTCTCACCAGACTTGGTCGGTCTTCTACGAATCAGCATGATAAACAACACACCACTCACAAAACCCATTAAGACCATACCAATCATGTAGCGATCACTTTTACGGTAGTGGTGATCAGAAATCGCCGTCATTTTACCAGTTTCGAAGGTTACACGAATAAAGCCAATGATCGTATGTTCTGCAGAATAAATAGGTTCGACTAATTGCTGTCTGCCAATACTGGCAGTTGAAAGTGGCGTGTCTAAACCAAGAACCTCACGTACAGAGAGTGCTTTTTCGCTCGAAGCCAGCCGGATCCCTTCTGCATCATAGATGGTGGTATCAAATACCAGTCGGTCTTGAGAGAGCTGGTTAGTCAGCTCAAGCAGTCGTTCTTGGTCTTGTTGTAGGATCATCTTGCTAGCGGAAAGTGATGCCTGAGAGATCAGCAGCTTAGTTAACGTCTCTAGCTGTTTTACTTGGATTTTCTCATTACCTTTACTGATCACGACCGTGTTTTTTATTGTTACAACGAACATCGCAGCCAGCAAAATTAGCGCTAGCATTCGTAAAGCGTTACGTATTGAGAACAATGATTCATTCATGTTTCACGAAGCCTGAAATAAACAAATGTTATGATTAAGACATATTGAGACTTGCGTTTTCAAATTGCAATAGGTTAACGTTTAGCATAGTTAATTAGGAATCATACACATGGATGCTCAGAAATATCTGCCGATTAAAAGGCATACGACATTATTAACTCGACTCCCCGAGACCCGCTTTGCTTCTCAACTCGCTAAGGCTAAAGCGAATTGGATTGTGTTCGGTGAGTACCTTTCACCACAATCTTTTGATGACATCGACTTTTTCACTGGCACTTACAACACCATCCTTGATACGTGGAAGGTTGGGCATTATGAAGTGGCTTTGATGTCTGGTAATTTAACCCCAGCACACGAAGAGATCCTACAAGCATTAAAGCTCGATTATGCTTGTCTTAGTGAGGTCCCAGATTTATCGAAGCCGGGTTTGATTGTGATGGATATGGATTCCACCGCAATTCAGATTGAATGCATTGATGAAATTGCGAAGCTAGCTGGAGTGGGGGAGTTAGTTTCTGAAATCACCGAGCGTGCGATGCAAGGAGAACTGGATTTTGAACAGAGCTTACGCCAGCGAGTAGGAGCACTTAAAGGGGCTGATGAAGCTATCTTGGAGCAAGTGCGTCAATCACTGAGATTCATGCCTGATTTAGTCTCGCTTGTTAATACTCTGAATAAACTTGGCTGGAAGACGGCTATTGCATCTGGCGGCTTTACTTACTTTTCGGATTATTTGAAAGACACGCTAGACCTTGACCATGCTCAATCGAACACTTTAGAAATCGTTAAAGGCAAGCTGACGGGTAAAGTTCTGGGTGATGTGGTTTCAGCGCAAACCAAAGCCGACATCTTAGTTGAACTGGCTGAAGAGTATGAGCTTGAATTGCATAATACGGTTGCAGTTGGTGATGGCGCGAATGACTTGGTTATGATGAATTCAGCGGGTCTCGGTATTGCCTACCATGCGAAACCTAAAGTTGAACAACAAGCTCAAACAGCAGTGCGCTACGCAGGGTTAGGCGGGGTACTTTGTATCTTGTCGGGTGTATTAGCTAAGCAGCAAAAGATAAGTTGGCAGGCGAAACCTTAAGGTTGTCTCTTGATAAAGCTCTATTAGTAACTAATTTATAATAGAGCTCAGGTATAAAAAAGCAGGTGATGAGCTTGCTTTTTCTATTTTCAAATCCGGTAAATTCATGATTCGATAAATCGATACCGCTATTTACGACATGTTTATTTAGCGCGTCAGCTCCAATCGAATCAACACTTCATCGGTAATATCTTCTACTTCGCCATAACCAATAAAAGCGGTGACCTCGTTCTCCAATTTCTTTGCTTGATGCATGCTAATTCTTGAGAGCTCTTCTAAATCCGATTGGAACAAACTCGTCAGCGGATTAAAGATTGGAGCGGTCGTTACTCTTAGCACGTACACATCACCTAAATGCTGTGCCTTTTTAATGAATAAGATCCTTTCTTTTGCTGAAGCGAAGTCTTTGATCAATTTAGTATGTACTGATTGTATTTTGTCACCAAACTTAACTGCGGCAATGTAGACATCATGGTGTTTAGGCTTTGCACCTTCAATTCTTTTCAGTGGCTCAGCCAATAGCGAGTTAGAGTGTCCTTTGAAAATAGGTTCGAGTGAGAACTTTTGGTTGTGTCCTAGTTTGGCGAGTAGCGCGAGATGCTTATTCAATGGAAAGTTTACACCAATGATCTTACAGCGCAGCGTTGAGCCAGGTTTATCAATGAATATTGGGCTGCTGACCATTTTGCTAAGCAATATATTGTGCAACGATTCGAGGAGTGAATGCGTTGGTAGTATTTCTTGTTTCTTAATTAGCTTACTCTGGTTCTGATCAATAAGCCCATTGAGAAAGGCGATAGTACGCATTGTTTTAGCGCTCTCTTCGATAACTAATTGTACTTTGCGACCGTTCGGGCTTACTCGAATTACGTGATAAGGGACAATGCTTAGAGGCAAGTTTTTGTCGTAAAGCTGTAGCTCATTGAAGTTGACCAATACCGGATCATCAATCTTGAGTACCATCGGTTGTTCAAGAGTAATGCTGAGTCCACGTTTCGATATGTCTAAGGTTTGCCCGCTCGCTGTAACGCCATCTTGTGATGTGAGTTGCAACGGTGACTTAAATTGGTATCTCGGCTCTTTACGACGAGTTTGGGAATCAAAGTAGATGCTTTTAATATTCCCAACCACGGTACGTGGGTGGCGGAATCGATTCAGCTCACTGCTTGGAATCCGTGGTTTTTCACTCAATAGATAGTCAGCAGCACTTTCGTGATCGCCTATTTCCTGCAAAATGCCGCAATGGGTCAATTGCGCAGAGCTTTGAGCTAGCGTATCTGAATGCTTGGCCAAGGCTTGTCGCTCGCTATCTGATAGTTCGAAAACAGAAAATTTGAATGCCTTCCAACTCTTACGTTTCCCTCCTATGTGCCAGAACAGTTGTCTTTGTTCACGAGAAGCTTCCGGTAGCATCATCGAGTAGAACAAGGTCTTATTCTGATGTTCGTGGGTAAATGAGTAGATGACGTTACTTGTACCTTTCACACCAGGTTTAGCTAGTAAGTTCATGCGTTGTTCGTTGAACAAGGTCCCCAGAGCTTGCTGGTTCCTTTCATCGTGCCAATATTGCCATAGCGGGTGGTTGTTGTCCGTGAGTAGGGTGAGCTTTAACTCACTGCCACTGAAGAAAAGAGGAAGATTACAGGTGTGCTTTAGATAAGTGTGTTCAATCCCACGAGTACGAGTTCGAATAACCCTGTCTTGATTCTCATGGCTGGTTTTCTTACTGGTGCTATTTAAAGACTCTTCAAGTAAGCGAGCCACAATATTGGTATCGCTTACTTTGATCGTTCTCAAAAATTTAACAGCATCGTTCTCGTAAGACTCATCAATGCCTAGAACTCGAAATTCAACGGTTTGGTTAACATCGATTTCTTGCGACTTTTCAACCATCTCTGTGAACTTAACACTGATGATCTCACCGAGATTGTATTTAAAGGCGCTTGGCACCTTGAACTTGGCACCCGATGGGGAGATATCTACCGTTACCCCATGTAAGCTTTGCCCCTTAGAGGTGGTAATTTCAACCTGTGAGCTGATTTTGAGTCTGTTTTCTTGGCGTTTTAAGTCATAGCCTAGATTTATGGCCTCGGCTTCATATGGGCTATTAGCATTGGTGATATCATGGTGATCTTGAGAGGCGGTTTTAACAGAACTGTGGTGTTGCTGGGTCCGTGGTGTCATCACTAATTCCCACGTACCCTCGGTATAGCCTTTAAATTTTTTAGTACCACGCTGGTACGCGTTTAAGGCAATGTCATCGAGCCAGTGTTTGCGACCGTCTAGAGTAAATTGACGACACTCGTTATCAATCCTCCCGCGTAAATCAATGCTCTTTGTACACGGAGCCATGATACGATTCAGTTCCATTTTAACAAGCAGTTTGAGAGACGGAGATTCGCCTTCTGTCATTTGAGAAAGAAGGAATTCGAAATCTTCGGCGTGGTAAGCCGGGATAAGTCGTTCTGCTACAGATAGAATTTCAGATTGCTTCATACTTTTCTTGTTAGAATGGACGGTGCGTTATTGTTATCGACAAGTTGTATTTGATCTTTAGATATTCATGGCTCTACTGCAACGTTTATTTTTATGTGTACGGTCAACGGGGTCACAAAATAGCAACATTGACCAGTTGCCAAGCTAATTATTGAGGTTTTATGGCTAAAGCAAAACGAGCTTATGTGTGTAATGACTGTGGTGCTGACTTTCCACGTTGGCAGGGGCAGTGCAATGCATGTGGTGCTTGGAACACGATTACAGAAGTTAGGTTAGCCGCTTCACCTCAGGTAGTGCGTAATGAAAGGTTATCTGGCTACGCGGGTGGGGCTACAGAATCGAGCGTTCAGACATTATCGGAAATTAACCTGCAAGAAGTCCCTCGTTTTAGCAGTGGCTTCAAAGAGCTTGACCGTGTGCTAGGCGGCGGTGTCGTGCCTGGTGCTGCTATCCTGATTGGCGGTAACCCTGGTGCAGGTAAATCAACACTGCTGCTGCAAACCATGTGTCAGCTCTCTTCTGAGTTACCTACTCTCTATGTGACAGGTGAAGAATCATTGCAACAAGTAGCAATGCGAGCTTCTCGACTTGGTTTACCGAAAGAGCATCTCAAAATGCTGTCTGAAACGAACGTGGATAAGATCTGTCAGGTTGCGGAAAAAGAACAGCCAAAGATCATGGTCATCGACTCAATCCAAGTTATGCATGTCGCTGATGTTCAGTCATCACCAGGCAGTGTTGCTCAGGTTCGTGAGTCAGCAACCGCTTTAACACGTTACGCAAAACAGAATAACGTTGCGGTATTCTTAGTTGGACACGTAACGAAAGACGGTACGCTGGCGGGGCCAAAAGTACTTGAACACATTATTGACTGTTCTGTTCTTCTTGATGGTGGGACAGATAGCCGTTTTAGAACATTGCGCAGCCACAAAAACCGTTTTGGTGCGGTGAATGAGCTGGGGGTGTTTGCCATGACAGGTCAAGGGTTAAAAGAAGTCAGCAACCCATCTGCTATATTCTTGTCTCGTGGTGAAGAAGAAACCTCGGGCAGTTCAGTGATGGTTGTATGGGAGGGGACTCGTCCGCTTCTTGTTGAAATC
The Vibrio kanaloae genome window above contains:
- the radA gene encoding DNA repair protein RadA, whose protein sequence is MAKAKRAYVCNDCGADFPRWQGQCNACGAWNTITEVRLAASPQVVRNERLSGYAGGATESSVQTLSEINLQEVPRFSSGFKELDRVLGGGVVPGAAILIGGNPGAGKSTLLLQTMCQLSSELPTLYVTGEESLQQVAMRASRLGLPKEHLKMLSETNVDKICQVAEKEQPKIMVIDSIQVMHVADVQSSPGSVAQVRESATALTRYAKQNNVAVFLVGHVTKDGTLAGPKVLEHIIDCSVLLDGGTDSRFRTLRSHKNRFGAVNELGVFAMTGQGLKEVSNPSAIFLSRGEEETSGSSVMVVWEGTRPLLVEIQALVDYSQLANPRRVAVGLEQNRLSLLLAVLHKHGGLQMADQDVFVNVVGGVKVTETSADLALVMALLSSFRDRALPKDVVVFGEVGLAGEIRPVPSGQERLNEAFKHGFKKAIVPAANMPKGGIPGMQIHGVKKLSEAINAFDEL
- a CDS encoding YtjB family periplasmic protein — translated: MNESLFSIRNALRMLALILLAAMFVVTIKNTVVISKGNEKIQVKQLETLTKLLISQASLSASKMILQQDQERLLELTNQLSQDRLVFDTTIYDAEGIRLASSEKALSVREVLGLDTPLSTASIGRQQLVEPIYSAEHTIIGFIRVTFETGKMTAISDHHYRKSDRYMIGMVLMGFVSGVLFIMLIRRRPTKSGENLLLKNVSS
- the serB gene encoding phosphoserine phosphatase, which encodes MDAQKYLPIKRHTTLLTRLPETRFASQLAKAKANWIVFGEYLSPQSFDDIDFFTGTYNTILDTWKVGHYEVALMSGNLTPAHEEILQALKLDYACLSEVPDLSKPGLIVMDMDSTAIQIECIDEIAKLAGVGELVSEITERAMQGELDFEQSLRQRVGALKGADEAILEQVRQSLRFMPDLVSLVNTLNKLGWKTAIASGGFTYFSDYLKDTLDLDHAQSNTLEIVKGKLTGKVLGDVVSAQTKADILVELAEEYELELHNTVAVGDGANDLVMMNSAGLGIAYHAKPKVEQQAQTAVRYAGLGGVLCILSGVLAKQQKISWQAKP
- a CDS encoding PilZ domain-containing protein; its protein translation is MKQSEILSVAERLIPAYHAEDFEFLLSQMTEGESPSLKLLVKMELNRIMAPCTKSIDLRGRIDNECRQFTLDGRKHWLDDIALNAYQRGTKKFKGYTEGTWELVMTPRTQQHHSSVKTASQDHHDITNANSPYEAEAINLGYDLKRQENRLKISSQVEITTSKGQSLHGVTVDISPSGAKFKVPSAFKYNLGEIISVKFTEMVEKSQEIDVNQTVEFRVLGIDESYENDAVKFLRTIKVSDTNIVARLLEESLNSTSKKTSHENQDRVIRTRTRGIEHTYLKHTCNLPLFFSGSELKLTLLTDNNHPLWQYWHDERNQQALGTLFNEQRMNLLAKPGVKGTSNVIYSFTHEHQNKTLFYSMMLPEASREQRQLFWHIGGKRKSWKAFKFSVFELSDSERQALAKHSDTLAQSSAQLTHCGILQEIGDHESAADYLLSEKPRIPSSELNRFRHPRTVVGNIKSIYFDSQTRRKEPRYQFKSPLQLTSQDGVTASGQTLDISKRGLSITLEQPMVLKIDDPVLVNFNELQLYDKNLPLSIVPYHVIRVSPNGRKVQLVIEESAKTMRTIAFLNGLIDQNQSKLIKKQEILPTHSLLESLHNILLSKMVSSPIFIDKPGSTLRCKIIGVNFPLNKHLALLAKLGHNQKFSLEPIFKGHSNSLLAEPLKRIEGAKPKHHDVYIAAVKFGDKIQSVHTKLIKDFASAKERILFIKKAQHLGDVYVLRVTTAPIFNPLTSLFQSDLEELSRISMHQAKKLENEVTAFIGYGEVEDITDEVLIRLELTR